acaaaatcactATACCAATTTGTTTGATTCACAGAAGGATAAGTAACGAACATAATATCACTTGACAAATCTTTAAAGTATTTCACAACTTTTTTCTCATGTGCCATGTTTGGTAGAGAATGAATAGCACAAACAAGTCAAATTTACTACAATACCTTTGAAAGATAGAGAGAATATTAAACGGCATATACTTGAGACAAAAAATTGTCTCATGTTTAGTGAGGGACACAAATTTCAACTTGTGTCCATTCTCTTGTCCTCTATTTTGTATAGTCCtatgaacaattttttagttgTCTTGTTCAATCCCTTATTTATCTGTAAATCAAACCACCCTACATCAATACATGAATCTTCACTTGTCTTAGGTGACAACAGAGTTTATAGATATTCTACATAAGCCAAACAAAATTTTCGAGCTGATACCTTCTCCATTAAATTGATGCTTCAATTTGAAGAAGATAGACACCTAATAAAGTTATAATACGATTTGCCTCCATAACATAAAACATTTCCCAACTCCAGCTTAAAACTAAGTTCACAAGCTTGTTTATAATGATTTCCACCGACATAATTCTAGACAAATTGCAATAATAGAACTTAATGGGGTACATTGCAGAACATAGGTAACTATCCTGCTGCAATTGACTATTGAAATTTACAACATCACACCAAACCCaccaatataaatttttatatacagCTTTCCATGTCCACTTATAAAGGAAAACGTGGAGAAATTACGTGATACAGTTTATAGACAATTCCACAATAGCAAACTCTAGATGACTTGGTTACAAATTAATAGGCAAATCAATAAACACATAAATAAGAGTGCTAGCAACACATTTTCTGGAGAATGGATTTCCTTCCATAAGATTTTCACATCATCTCTCTTCAGTTTTAATCCCCACAAGTTAACCCCCCTCATCcccatttttgtattttaaagtTTTGCTACCTGGAAATTTGATATGAGAAGAATCCACTCCCCATTCTCTAACACTCTTTCCGATACTCTCTTCATTATCAGTTGAAATTCAAGTGAGTCTAACCACCTTAAAATATATGTGGATTCTAATACGAATTTCAACCAACAATAGAGGGAATGTCGCAAGGAGAgtgtttgaaagaaaatatgttGCAAACACTTCTCATATATAGgaataattttgaaatgatgaaCCTAACATTGTGAAGGCCTATCGTAAGTTGGAGGAAGGGAAGGACAGTGCTCATTCATATTGGCATAAGGAACCAAGGTGTTATAGCCCGGGAATTCCATCCTATATTCACCAAGAATTTGGCAGAACGGAAGCTTGTCATTCTCATTGTTGCACCATCTTGGTAGACGTGTTTGATTATCTTCAAAAATCCTAAGCATGTATGCATCACGAATCTGCAATACGACAACAGTGACATAAGAAAAAGCAATTACAACACAAAGCAGAGATTCATGCCATCACCAAGGCAACATGACTTACTGTGAATTCAGTTACTTGAATGGAGCTAGAAATGGGACCGAAAATTCCAGCCTCTTTATACATTGAAAGAATAAATGCCACACATGTTGTTGACTTTCCATCACTGTAGACCCAATCATCTTGCTCTGGAATGGCAAGTAATTCATCAAAAGCTATCCCACGCTTCTCAGTCTCAAGTATAATGTCGTGCAAGTCTAAATCCTGAAAGCACAAACAAATGAGATCCCACTAATTGTAAAATAATCATCGACACATGAACATAATCTAATGCCACTTGAGTTTCTGTAATTGTAATGAATATTGAAGACATATTCAATAGAACTTGTGAGGATgaactatttaaaaaatagatgatCAGTAAGAACAACGCAGaaacattaaacaaatttatagATGGCTAAagtttttggtcctttatcttttactaAATGTTCATTTTTCTAGTTCTTTATCTTTTAACAGATTAATTTTAATCCTTTAAATTATACATTACATATTAGTCCTTTTGGCCATCGCCATCAAAACAGTGCTGAAAGAACCAAAAGTCTTGTGGCTTTCAATCTGAAACTATGATATTCGAAACCTAGCTCTCTATTTGGGGATTTGAAGGAATAAGACAGTCTTAATTAAAGTTATAACGGTCATATTCATGTCGACTGCCACATGGAAATAAGTCTTTATCAAACACAAAGGTCATATCCACCTCAACATCTTCCACGCGTCATACTTAACAAAGTTGGCTAAAAAGACAGGTATGTAAAACTGTTTGAGAACCAGGGGAAATCATGATCTCAAAAGATTTTATTCTAGGGAAATGATCAATACCACGAAAAATTGGTTTATGATTCAACAAGGAACCGTTGATTTCAATCCACCCCTCCCTGATTTCCGCCAAAAAAGCAATTATTAAATTATCCTTAACTAATGTGCACACAACTAAGCCTTTTCATGGTTCCCGTGAAAAGAATTTCGTGTTATATAGCTATgctctttattttattctattcaAATCTTCCTTTATTGTATGTATTGCTTAGTTCCTTATTTTCTTCCAATCATTCTTGGATTCAAGAGAATTAGTCTAATAATCTATAAACGGTCTGACTGCTGAAAAAATACAAAAGCATTTTAATTACCACAACCTTGCTAAAACAATGTACAAAACATAATGGACCATAATAAAGATTGGATAAAAGAGGTAAAAGAGCAAAAGAATATTTTAGCACTTCTATTAAAACGACAATATTCCAGATATCATCGACATACAGTTAAAAGATATAAAGCcttaaaaacatgaaaaacataactaccaaaatgaaacaaaatcaaGGCATGAAGTCTTGAAAGACCAATTTTTCATGCAATGTAAAAAGAAAGTCCTGAAATAAAGCAATAAGATATGTAGATATGTCCTCttaatttatttgtaatttatCTAGGCATCAATGATGCAAAGTATGAAGTAGCACCAGAAACACATCGAGATTATAGGTATAACCTAAATTCCATACTAAATGTAATGTCCACTTGTTTTGCCTGATGATTGTTCCacatgaaattaaaagaaaaaggacATTATGCATATGTACTTGTGTATATATAGCAAAGCAATATCAATATATACCTCGGTCCCTAACCGCTTATTCAACGCTTCATTCCACATGTTTGCAGCATATGCTGGCTGCATCCTTGTCCACATAGACATGACAGAAATTACCTGCACATAACACGTAAAtctcttgtaaaaaaacatgtaaatcAAAAACAGACTTCCATTGCTCTCAAGGAACTAGAACCTACAAGGCTACAACATCagtaagaaaaaagaaaaaaaattgtattgtaaTCGATAACCACGGGAAATGAAGAATGGAGATTAGTTTCTCTTTCTTCGAGCACTAATAAGTTCAGCAATGCCGAAATACAGGGATGAACATATAATCCTTCTCTCGTACAAGAAAATCTTAAGAATAATTTACTTCATGAATGCTCTATTTACTAAGGGTATGTTTGGGAGAGGGATTTTGGAGGGGATGGGAGgggctttttcttttttgaatcaAGCAAGCTACAAAAAATCAATGAGGTGTGAATAGTTATATGATCATATATCACGGTATTCTTTCATTAATTTAACAtctcaaaaatatattaaaacatagGCTAAGCCCTCCAAAACCATCCAAAATCCCCCTCCCAAATAGACTAACTATTTCTTCCCAAGACTCTAAACCAGttatgattcaaattgtttCTAACAAATAGCAATCAGTTGGCATTCAATtccttaataaaataatacagcGGCCTTCAGCTAAATATATATTCTACACAAAAATGCCGGTTCAATATTTatgttactctttttttttttggtgaatacaTTACTTAAGTTACTCTTACACAAATAATGAAAAAACTAATACCAAGTGAGCATCAAGAGGTGGAGGATAGTTGTCAGCTACTGTGTCAATCCAACTGAATATCATATTGTGATAACCATATGGCTTGCCTGACATGCTCCGCGCATACTCCCATGCTGCAGTGGAGTTGAATTTTGCACGCATCTCTGGATGTAGAGGAAGCAACGCTATCTGTGGGTTGGAACCATCTTTAAGAGCAGCTTCCCACCATTCATGCCATGGAATTACCACAATTATTTCTTCACCCTGCACAAAGACAGACCATCGATAACATAATCCTGTATAGACTAATGATATTCTGAGAAGGTGTTACTATGAACATTTTGAGAAAATCAAATTGGATAGGAAACTTATAATGTATGTTGTTTTGTCAAAGAGACCATAAATTTCCACATTTTTACCTTTTCATTCTCATGCCCAGATTCACCAACCCACAAATTTCCCATTTCATCCTTCAAGCAGACTGCTGTATGGCCAGCAAATGCACCAGTTACCCACTTTTCAAGTGTCTCAAAACCTCCCCACCTACCGCGAATTTTCGACACAGCCAAAAAATCTCCAGAATGAACATCTGCAGGATCAATAGTTGCACGCCAAGGCTGAATGCGTTTCTCAAATGTAGCTCCCATGTGTTTCTTTAGAAACTGCAAATTGGAACTCTGACCCCATGCAGTGTTAGAGAATAGAGGCAACACATCGACTAGAGAGAGCAGTGTACCCAGCATTCCAGCTGGCATCAGAAACACAGAAACCCCATGCTGCTTTACCTGTACAATACAGagagaattttatttataattagaATCCACCAACAAAAAGTTTCAGACAAAACAGAAACTACACAAGAAAGTTACATATTCCAGCTCTGCAGGCTCTTCCCATGAATCAAGCTTCAAGGTATGTTCTCGCGCAGAGAAGTAGTAGTCCCATGTAATCCGGTATGGCGTTGCAAACACATACAGATCCATGCAGGTCCAGCTGTGTGCTTCCCCTGTCTGTAAATGGCAAAAAACTCTTGTCAGCAGAGCAAAATACAAATCTAAAACCCAAACCATGTGGTAACAGAAGACATATGCTTAAACTTTTCATTGACCAATTCAACCAGCAGCTGCATCTAATTCCAAGTAGTATCAAGTATCAACTAAATTGACATAAATAGAGATATGTGTTTTccccaaggaaaaaaaaacaatctaaaGTGTTCCCCATAGATAAGATACTATCAGTTTTCCAATTCTAGATgattaatcaaattattataaatatatagtaaaatatCAGGAATGATTGTTACTAATCTTAGGCAACCCTAcacgtgattttttttataacagaTCAAATGTAGGTAAAAGGGGATCATGATGTAGCTATATATTAAATGAGGTCCACTTAGACTCAATCTTGGAGAGAATATACAGTTTTACAAATGTGCAAGTACCAGCACTTACACTGTTAATACAGATTCATTGATCACAAACTCAAAGTAATTGTAGTTCAATTCATATACACTCTCAACCACTATCCCAAGTGGATCATACTCATAGTACAATCAGTGTACCCACCATGGAATTAGAAGAGGGATAAACTAACTGTTTTTCGAGTTTGTTTTAAAAGAGGGTGATCAATATATAAAGAATCATACACATATAACTAACACTTTAGCTTGAAGTGTATGTTTCGTTCTACAATGAGAAAAATTAATTGAGTAAATTGATTCTGGCAAAAATTGAGTTGAAGGTATAAtagtttatgtttggatatactCATGTAAAAGTGAATTTAACAATAACTCTAGTGTAAAAAGcaattctagaatcaaaagctacaaTTTCTACACCTCTAGAAGGAAAAATCAATAATTAGTTAGAAGAACCAAACATGCCAAAATCAACTTTGCACCTCTAGAATCAATTCCGGCTCCTTCTTAAGTGGAACTAAACATACATGAAGGCATGTCTGATTGTCTGATGACAGGTGttcgacaccgacacatataattacattcaatcattttattttctcaaactaTCATTTGTGCCTCAGTGTAGCTACTTTATAGCACACAACTACAATAAGGATGTGTGTGGATGTTATGTCAACCTTTCTGGGAGGATTTTGAAGAGCTAAGTCTGTAATTAGTTATGCTGATTAGCAAGTACTAATGACTAATCTCCGTTCGGGAATTCTTCTCTTCCAACCGAATTTTCTCGGTATGCAATAGTGTGTGATCAAATCATGACCACTTGCTTATGGGAtatattaaaacttaaaataccaaaacagTAGCATATGATGATATAACATTTCAACTTACAattaattcattaataaaaacaTCATAAACTTTCCATAATAATCTATAAATAAACACAATCTAAAAAGTgaacaaaattaataatcagaaaCCTTGAGATAGAGAACGGCACCACCCAAATCAGAGTCATCACCATGATTGGTAAACTCAAGTTTAGCTTGATTATCAAAAAAACAAGCACCTTTCCATTGAATAGAACCATTATTATACGGAGTAACAGATCCAACGAAAGAAGGAAGCAAATCAACAGCACTATGAAAATTATTCAACACAGGCCATGATATTTCTTTCGGTAAAACCGGTAACACATCGTTTACTCTAAACGGAACTTTAAAAGAATCACCGAAACTCGATAACAGCGATGTTACGATCAAAATCGCGAGAAGAGGGTGAAAAGGAGACATGGAAAGGGTTTGATTTTACTGTTTCAGTGGGTTTGGTGCATTTTTTGGGAATTAGGGATTTGGAGAGAGTGATGAAAAATTGGAATGAATAATaatgattgatgaagatgatgatgatgattgtgGAAAGGGTAGTTTGGGAAATTAATGTTGACGGTTGCGGTGTTGATGGAGAATGAGAAATGAAACGTGGCGTAAGGGGAGGGGTtgattgaaaagtgaaaacggTTTTACGTCAATTCCACGTggtttggatttttgtttttgccGAATTGATGTTACTGTCACATTGTTTTATCAGTTAGTTCgttacttttttttactttccTTTTTTACTTTTGACCCTTTTTTTCTACTTTCCTCGTAGGCGAGAGCATACACATTTTTTGTgatggtcggagtttgaacatatgcattatataaattaattatgcattgttcaacCGACTTAAATTCACCAGGACatactaatactaatataaTATAGAGTTAAATACTTATTTGGTCActgttataaatataaaaaaaaaactactttttaaaaaattgatttttgctCATAATATTGATTGGAGGAAGTAGCTTATAAGTTCGTATGTTATTTATTCCTATAAAATCGAaacattttaagtttaatttttacttaattttaatagtttctttattttctataaaaaaaaaaaatttactcaGTTTTAAGTACTGCTTGACCAAGTTTTTTTACAGTCTActagctactttaaaacaaagttaaaataaaggtctttaagaaagaagctaaagttgtttggtttcttttttttttttttaattttaaagttatttttaagttaaaagttgtttagcaaaatattgtacaaaacttacTTCTCGGCAATTTATTTCGCAAGCGCCTCTCTTCAATTGACGATGAGAacctttttgttattttttaatattatatttcaattttttttttcatcaattttttttattttatttttttgaaccggtccatttaattattatttttttaaaggagggttcatttaattttattatctatttttgaagaaattttattatctttttatcacttatatatttaattccaatatcgtttaattatcacaacctcgcaaatatttcaatatcgtttaatcccTAATAAatccaaatcatcatcatcatcatttataattataatcctACAAgttctctatatttttttccCTCCAAAATTTCCCACAAAATcaatcctatatttttttttcccaccaaatcaatcatataaattctattaattaaataaaaaataaaaatgaaaactacCACATCCCCACTTAACCCACTTCACAATAACTTCCCACTTTCCCTCGTAGTATCTCTATATATTCCATGTTTTACTTTTACCTTCAATTATTTCTATATATTAGTAGCTCCattaaaatctttttatttcTATATATTAGTAGCTCCATTGGAATCTTTTCAAAACAAtgtacttaaaattttaaaatcataatttgGTAAGTTTGCTCCCCGTCCTATCTCCCTCTTGAATTATAttgttcttcttttctttctttctctcatcTTATATCCTCCTCCACTGCTATAAATATgatgcaaaacaaaataaacctaAAGATAATGCCAACATTGAAGAAATATTTAAAGAAACaatggaataaaaaaatagtgtcAGGTTCTTTATTATCGTGTCTTGCCTCTACTTTTCggttcttattttattttattcgtaATTTGATTATTGTTTGCTAACTATTGGCTATATTCTTTTTTGTAGGTACATAATTTTTGAAGCATCACAAAATGCATTATTTGGTAAAGATATTGTTGAAGAAGTTTAGGCTTTAGGGGAGGGAAGGTTAGGAGATGAAATCAAGATGAATATGTataatgtattttttgtttatatttgctACCCACCTCACCTTCCCATTTCTccattggataaaaaaaatttgctcTCGCACAATGTATTTGTTGGTTacatataagaatttatattctTTGTTGCTTTCATAATTCATACTTTCttctaaattaaattgttttcggTAAATTTTACTGATTTTATTTGGTATAGAAACACAACTTCtgcatatttctttttttaggatTTCATCTATAAGAAGAGTTGAAGTTTAATGGAATATGTTGCAAGCTACTTTCATGTTCCTAAAGTAGGGTACATACAAATTCAGATAGAAATGGGAGTGGATTATTTGGATGGTGTGAATCCTAAAACAGGAAAATCCTAGAACATGAAGTTTAATGAATTTCCTGTTTTAGAATTCACAACTTCATCCTAAAGTAGGGTAGCAACAAACATACAAATTCATTCACAACACCATCCAAATAATCAACTCTCATTTCTATCTCAATTTCATTCTCATCCACATTGAAAAGCATACAAACAATTGGACAAACAATATCTCAAACcctaaaaagataaaataaccaaaacaaacaacataccaatgtctttaaaataaaacaaaaactagAACTATACTTCAAACCTCAACATTGTACaataagattaaaaatatatttaccaCTTGATGTCTACCCCCAACATTATAGTTCAAGTCCACTTGATTGGATTCCTGAATCATCAAAGCATGAACAAtgtctacaacaacaacaacatgcaAAGCAAAATTAGGACTAGGcataaaacaaatttataaagaaaaagaaacaagtttTAAAACATTTAACCTTGCAAATACGACACGATTTTCTTCTCAAAATCGTCTCTCCGATAACTGAATTGACAAAGTCTTCAATTGTAACATCACCATAATAGTGTTATGTGTCAATTTGAAAACTTGAGCAATTTATTAGTGTTGTAAGAACTAAGcaatttattgaaattaaattatatatattctcATCTATGTTTTAAGGTAAATACTGAAACACCTTTATATCTCTTGATTCATGCTGCTTCTTTATTGCttaactttcttttttgttttttctttacttcAACTTCAATTATTTAACTAAAGATCCTATCCTTATAAATCTTCTATTTAATTCAGGATAGTTATGCTAATTCAATAAATAGgtaatcatcatttcattaCCATCCATATTTCTATCCCTAACCCTAGAAAGAaagacaaaataacaaaaacacacaaaataacaatgtctttaaaataaaacaaaaaccaacacTATACTTCAAACCTAAACAACGTACGataagattaaaaatatatgtacgACTTGATGTTTCCCCCAACATTATAATTCAAGCCCACTTGATCGGATTACTGAATTATCAATGCATGAACATtgtctacaacaacaacaacaacaacatccaaaGCAAAATTAGAACTAGCTATAAAacaaatttagaaataaagaaaaaacaagttttaaaaCATTTAACCTTGCAATTATAACTCATGTTCTCACTTCCAACatttatggagaaaataaatcCATAAACATGATAATCCCACCCAAAACTACTATACATGACCAAACAATTAACCTTAAATTATTAccaaacaatataacaaaactAACCACAATTAAACACATGACTTTGCAACAAACTGTATATTAGAAAACAGGTAGCAAATTTATTCACTACACACAGAAATGAGAAACAGGGCTATATATTTGCACCAGAAAGAAACAAACTTAACCAATTTGAAAACTATATATTTGTATGAAAAAGACTTAGACTCACATCATGATTGATGTATGTACCATTCCAACGTTCAATGCAACAGAGGCATCAGTTATGACGAGTGAAATTCTTCCCCAACCAACTAAATTAGTTGGCATTTCCAACCCAATTGAGCCCTTAGAGCGATATGTTTCcatccattagcaattcatgtcACAGTGTTGTTTCTTTTCGCATAATCCAACATCCATCCCACTTTTGTCTTCACAAGAACTTCTGTGGTATGACCTTTGAAAACTACCCTGTCTTTACCATCAATCTGCCTAACTGCGCAGCTTAACATTATCTGTCCTATTTCTTGCAGTtgatttttaaatcaatttcgGTACTTTCCAAAGAATGACGTTTGTTGACATGCAATCCTACTGACTTCCTTTTCGTCCTTGTAGTTGTctgttgatatatatatataggcataAGGAACTATTTAGAGTAGAATAATAAGCTTGTAAATTAAGCCTCTATTAGAATAATGGCAACCTATTAGATTGTAAATATCGGAAATATTTTATTCAGTATACAAagcctctctcttctcttgagGCTAAACtttgatatataaaatattgaaacCATCCCTAATAGATGATATAAACGCGGAAACTATATACCGTCTAataaagttcaatttttttggtatttGATTAACGAGTAGTATTCAATATTTTTCGTGAAAGATCACTTGATTAGTTGGGATAAGTTGTTGTGCAAACCGAAAAAAATCTAAGACGGGATATAAATTGTATTTGATTGGGTGATCTTACTAAACCAATATAGATATAAATTGTACTAGATTGATGAAAGTGGTCTTGCATCAATGTACAAATGTCTTTTTCATAAGTTATATCATGATCTCTTTTAATTTAACAATGAGATTTATTGATCAAATAGTAAAAACTAACTTGTGCATGATTCAAAACTTCTCTCCTTTGTGCATGGTAGAATCACTACAAGAAATCTTGCGTTTTTCCAGGGAATAATGTCAGGAGCATCAGCTCCTGGAAAAAATTTCAGGAGTAATGCCAGGGAAACCCCTGGCAAATTGCAATTACAAACTACACCATATGCCAGGAGCAAACCCCTGGCAAAGTGCAGTAACTCCTGGAAAATTTTAGGCAGaaaattttgattcaaatttgagCCCCTAAAATCAAGGGAATCTCTGCATTATGAAGAAGATTTGACAAAATTCTGAAAAGCTGACATGCCAGGGGCTCAACCCCTGGCAAAATGCATAATCTCGTGGCAAATTGCTGACAGCTTTTTGAGTGTTGGAGACCGAGCCTTGCCAGGGGTAGCTCCTGGCTGGGCTCCTGGGAAATTGCAGATCtataatttttacaataatAGCATTGTTCCATTCATTCATTGagacatattaattttttacacGGTCGTGTGCTTGTTCCAACCACTACACGAAATGAAGTTTATGTTGAGAGTGAAAGAGACCCGTTGACCTTATCAGTTTTCAAGCTACCTGGTCGCCACGCTGGCAAGGCGAGGCAACATTGGATAGTAGATGCGAAAGAGTACAGATCAGCTCATGTTCATGTCTTAATTAATTGCACAGAGGTTAAACCATACCTTGAGTGAGTATAAAACAAAACTATTACACATTTTTCCCATTACATTATTTATTAAGTTAAAACACGTCtaacttaatttttaattttgatataggGAATTTAATACCTTTTATGAAGAATTTGGTGATGATTCGTCTGGTTACATACATGAATATTTTCCTGGTTGATTTAAGCAAAAAGTATTCGATGCCGAACCAACGGATGAAATCCTTCGGTTAAGAGGTTTAGCTCAAGGTCCTTTACAATGTGCCACTGAATATCATACATACTTCGTAAATGGATATAAGTTTCATACCCAATCATGGAGTGAGGGGAAGAAGACATATAGCAGTGGTGTATATGTAAAAGGAGTTACAGAAGGAGGTGCAGATGACTTCTATGGCGTGATCAAACACGTTTACGAGTTATTTTACAATCAGGATAAAGTGGTGTTATTTTATTGTGTCTGGTTTGATCCCTCGCGTAGGTGgacaaaaatgaacaaaataagCCACAATGTTGACATTCGAGTGGACAAAAAGTATAATGTGTATGATCTGTTTATCATGGCACATAATGTTAGGCAAGTGTACTATGTTTGTGTGGTTGCCCAACGCAACCACACAAACA
Above is a genomic segment from Medicago truncatula cultivar Jemalong A17 chromosome 5, MtrunA17r5.0-ANR, whole genome shotgun sequence containing:
- the LOC11405999 gene encoding uncharacterized protein, producing the protein MSPFHPLLAILIVTSLLSSFGDSFKVPFRVNDVLPVLPKEISWPVLNNFHSAVDLLPSFVGSVTPYNNGSIQWKGACFFDNQAKLEFTNHGDDSDLGGAVLYLKTGEAHSWTCMDLYVFATPYRITWDYYFSAREHTLKLDSWEEPAELEYVKQHGVSVFLMPAGMLGTLLSLVDVLPLFSNTAWGQSSNLQFLKKHMGATFEKRIQPWRATIDPADVHSGDFLAVSKIRGRWGGFETLEKWVTGAFAGHTAVCLKDEMGNLWVGESGHENEKGEEIIVVIPWHEWWEAALKDGSNPQIALLPLHPEMRAKFNSTAAWEYARSMSGKPYGYHNMIFSWIDTVADNYPPPLDAHLVISVMSMWTRMQPAYAANMWNEALNKRLGTEDLDLHDIILETEKRGIAFDELLAIPEQDDWVYSDGKSTTCVAFILSMYKEAGIFGPISSSIQVTEFTIRDAYMLRIFEDNQTRLPRWCNNENDKLPFCQILGEYRMEFPGYNTLVPYANMNEHCPSLPPTYDRPSQC